A single Klebsiella variicola DNA region contains:
- a CDS encoding MalY/PatB family protein, whose amino-acid sequence MFDFATPIDRHGTWCTQWDYVADRFGAADLLPFTISDMDFATAPCILDAVSQRLAHGVFGYSRWRNEAFLGAIAHWYASRFNSVIDPQTVVYGPSVIYMVAETIRQWSSEGDGVVVHTPAYDAFYKTITANRREIAPVPLTLTNNQWHCDMARLEAVLAEPKNTLLLLCSPHNPTGKVWRREELQTMAALCQKHGVRVISDEIHMDMAWGEHRHIPWSEVAQGPWALFTSGSKSFNIPAFTGAYGFIPEANARDSYLQALKARDGLSSPSVPALVAHIAAYRDGAPWLDALRDYLQANMRYVAATLNNAFPALCWQPPEATYLAWIDLRPLNIDDHALQQALIAEQKVAIMPGYTYGPEGNGFLRLNVGCPREKLERGVEGLIAALRSLS is encoded by the coding sequence ATGTTTGATTTTGCCACCCCCATCGACCGCCACGGTACCTGGTGCACACAGTGGGACTATGTCGCCGACCGGTTTGGCGCCGCCGACCTGCTGCCGTTCACCATCTCCGATATGGATTTCGCCACCGCGCCCTGCATTCTCGACGCCGTCAGCCAGCGGCTGGCCCACGGGGTGTTCGGCTACAGTCGCTGGCGGAACGAGGCGTTTCTCGGGGCGATTGCCCACTGGTACGCCAGCCGGTTTAACAGCGTCATCGATCCGCAAACGGTGGTCTACGGGCCGTCGGTTATCTACATGGTGGCGGAAACCATCCGCCAGTGGTCGAGCGAAGGCGACGGCGTCGTCGTCCATACCCCTGCCTACGATGCATTCTATAAGACCATCACCGCTAACCGCCGGGAGATTGCCCCGGTGCCATTGACCCTGACGAATAATCAATGGCACTGCGATATGGCCCGCCTGGAAGCCGTGCTGGCGGAACCGAAGAATACCCTGCTGCTGCTGTGCAGCCCGCACAACCCAACGGGGAAAGTCTGGCGTCGCGAGGAGCTCCAAACCATGGCGGCCCTGTGTCAAAAACATGGCGTCAGGGTGATTAGCGACGAAATTCATATGGACATGGCCTGGGGCGAACACCGCCATATCCCGTGGAGCGAGGTCGCTCAGGGGCCATGGGCGCTGTTCACCTCCGGTTCGAAGAGCTTTAATATTCCGGCCTTTACCGGGGCCTATGGCTTTATCCCCGAGGCGAACGCGCGCGACAGCTACCTGCAGGCGCTGAAGGCCCGCGACGGGCTCTCTTCTCCCTCCGTGCCGGCGCTGGTCGCCCATATCGCCGCCTACCGCGACGGGGCTCCCTGGCTCGACGCCTTGCGTGACTATCTGCAGGCGAATATGCGCTATGTCGCCGCTACGCTTAACAATGCCTTCCCCGCACTCTGCTGGCAGCCGCCGGAGGCCACCTACCTGGCGTGGATCGACCTGCGCCCCCTGAACATCGACGACCACGCGCTACAGCAGGCGCTGATCGCCGAACAGAAGGTGGCGATTATGCCGGGTTATACCTATGGTCCTGAGGGCAACGGCTTTCTGCGCCTCAACGTCGGCTGCCCGCGCGAGAAGCTGGAACGCGGTGTCGAAGGACTGATTGCCGCCCTGCGCAGCCTCAGCTGA
- a CDS encoding Mal regulon transcriptional regulator MalI: MAIAKKITINDVAQAAGVSVSTVSLVLSGKGRISSATGERVNQAIEQLGFVRNRQAASLRGGQSGVIGLIVSDLSKPFYAELTAGLTDALERQGKMVFLTQGGRSGEKIDQRFDTLAAQGVDGVIIAGSIDRGSELRERAAQAGVPLVFASRASYLDDVDLIRPDNMQAAQLVTEHLIRRGHQRIAWLGGQSSSLTRAERVGGYCATLLKYGLPFHSEWVLECESSQKQAAEAMAGLLRQNPTITAVLCYNNVVATGAWFGLLRAGRQSGEDGVESYFEQRVALAAFADVPEAALDDLPLTWVTTPAREMGKTLAESMLRRLEEGTGEARNQIMPPRLVTRK; this comes from the coding sequence ATGGCTATCGCAAAAAAGATCACCATCAATGATGTGGCGCAGGCCGCCGGGGTCTCCGTGAGCACCGTCTCGCTGGTGCTGAGCGGTAAAGGGCGCATCTCCAGCGCCACCGGCGAGCGAGTTAATCAGGCCATCGAACAACTGGGATTTGTGCGCAACCGCCAGGCCGCCTCGCTGCGTGGCGGGCAGAGCGGGGTGATTGGCCTTATCGTTAGCGATCTGTCAAAGCCGTTTTACGCCGAATTAACCGCCGGCCTCACCGACGCCCTGGAAAGGCAGGGGAAAATGGTGTTCCTCACCCAGGGCGGGCGCAGCGGCGAGAAGATAGATCAGCGGTTTGATACCCTCGCGGCGCAGGGGGTCGACGGGGTGATCATCGCCGGGTCGATCGATCGCGGGAGCGAACTGCGCGAGCGGGCCGCGCAGGCCGGCGTGCCGCTGGTGTTTGCTTCCCGCGCCAGCTACCTTGACGATGTCGACCTAATCCGCCCGGACAACATGCAGGCGGCGCAGCTGGTGACCGAGCATCTTATCCGCCGCGGCCATCAGCGGATCGCCTGGCTTGGCGGGCAGAGCTCGTCGCTGACGCGCGCCGAGCGGGTCGGCGGCTATTGCGCCACCTTGCTGAAATACGGTCTGCCGTTTCACAGCGAATGGGTGCTGGAGTGCGAGTCGAGCCAGAAGCAGGCGGCGGAGGCGATGGCGGGGCTGTTGCGCCAGAACCCGACCATCACCGCGGTGCTGTGCTACAACAACGTGGTGGCCACCGGCGCGTGGTTTGGTTTACTGCGGGCCGGAAGGCAGAGCGGAGAGGATGGCGTCGAGAGCTATTTCGAACAGCGGGTGGCGCTGGCGGCCTTCGCCGACGTGCCGGAGGCGGCGCTGGATGACCTGCCGCTCACCTGGGTAACGACCCCGGCGCGCGAGATGGGGAAAACCCTGGCAGAGTCGATGCTGCGACGGCTGGAGGAAGGCACCGGCGAGGCGCGAAACCAGATTATGCCGCCGCGGCTGGTGACACGGAAGTGA
- a CDS encoding CorA family divalent cation transporter codes for MSQDVTAKMLKPDFDSEVSGLVHGYLFHEQRPPQPIASGEVCARYQALADDKAFIWLHLNLNHATAEKWLTSHFPVADFFFEEIRSGSHTTRIERQGENLFAVLNDVLFRPQDTSAETATLWLYCSPKLVVTARFKPLRFIEWMLPRLQTLRVNTSTELLAFLLEEQEEVLEQVVRQASRHVDLIEERLLSNHVQRNRADLARLRRMLLRFQRLLAPEPAAMFRLLNRPPAWMDRAVVQAFRQFTEEFSVVLNDLSGLIERISLLQEEIGARQLEQSNRTLYTLTVITVLALPINIVAGFFGMNVGGIPLASNHHGFILLVVIVAIFTLGAGYLAFRRRDDL; via the coding sequence ATGAGTCAAGACGTCACCGCGAAGATGTTAAAGCCCGATTTTGATAGTGAAGTTTCCGGTCTGGTGCATGGTTATCTGTTTCATGAACAGCGCCCCCCGCAGCCCATCGCCTCTGGCGAGGTGTGCGCCCGTTATCAGGCGCTCGCCGATGACAAGGCGTTTATCTGGTTACACCTGAATCTCAATCATGCCACCGCCGAAAAATGGTTAACCAGCCACTTTCCGGTGGCGGACTTTTTCTTCGAGGAGATCCGCAGCGGCTCGCACACCACCCGCATTGAGCGACAGGGGGAGAATCTGTTCGCTGTGCTCAACGATGTGCTGTTTCGTCCGCAGGATACCAGTGCGGAAACCGCCACGCTGTGGCTCTACTGTAGCCCTAAGCTGGTGGTGACGGCGCGCTTCAAACCGTTGCGGTTTATCGAATGGATGCTGCCGCGTCTGCAGACGCTCAGGGTGAATACCTCTACCGAGCTGCTGGCTTTTCTGCTGGAGGAGCAGGAGGAGGTGCTGGAGCAGGTCGTCCGCCAGGCCAGCCGCCATGTCGACCTTATTGAAGAGCGTCTCCTGAGCAATCACGTGCAGCGCAACCGGGCCGATCTGGCACGGCTGCGGCGGATGCTTTTGCGTTTTCAGCGGCTGCTGGCGCCGGAGCCGGCGGCGATGTTCCGTCTGCTTAACCGGCCGCCGGCGTGGATGGATCGTGCAGTGGTGCAGGCGTTTCGTCAGTTCACCGAAGAGTTTAGCGTGGTGCTCAACGACCTGTCCGGCCTGATCGAGCGTATCAGTCTGCTGCAGGAGGAGATTGGCGCCCGCCAGCTGGAGCAGAGCAACCGCACCCTCTACACCCTGACGGTGATCACCGTTCTCGCGCTGCCGATTAACATCGTCGCCGGTTTCTTCGGCATGAACGTCGGCGGGATCCCGCTGGCGAGCAACCACCACGGGTTTATTCTGCTGGTGGTGATAGTCGCCATCTTTACCCTCGGCGCCGGCTACCTGGCATTCCGCCGGCGCGATGACCTGTAG
- the malX gene encoding maltose/glucose-specific PTS transporter subunit IIBC gives MTAKTAPKITLWEFFQQLGKTFMLPVALLSFCGIMLGIGSSLSSHDVLTLLPWLDMPLLQAIFIWMSKVGSFAFSFLPVMFCIAIPLGLARENKGVAAFAGFVGYAVMNLAVNFWLTAKGILPTTDAAILKANNIQNIIGIPSIDTGILGAVIAGIIVWLLHERFHNIRLPDALAFFGGTRFVPIITTVVLGLVGLAIPLVWPVFAMGINALGKMINSAGDFGPMIFGTGERLLLPFGLHHILVALIRFTEAGGTLDVCGHSVSGALTIFQAQLSCPTTHGFSESATRFLSQGKMPAFLGGLPGAALAMYHCARPENRHKIKGLLISGVIACVVGGTTEPLEFLFLFVAPVLYVIHALLTGLGFTIMAVLGVTIGNTDGNIIDFVVFGILHGLATKWYLVPVVAAIWFAVYYAIFRFAITRFNLKTPGRDIDTAASVEKAVAGTIGKSGYNVPAILAALGGAENIVSLDNCITRLRLSVHDMSKVDAAALKAHRAIGVVQLNQHNLQVVIGPQVQSVKDEMAVLMNTVQA, from the coding sequence ATGACGGCGAAAACAGCACCAAAAATCACTTTATGGGAGTTTTTCCAGCAGCTCGGAAAAACCTTTATGCTGCCCGTAGCGTTGCTCTCGTTTTGTGGGATCATGCTGGGGATCGGCAGCTCATTAAGCAGTCACGATGTTTTGACGCTGCTGCCGTGGCTGGATATGCCGCTGCTGCAGGCCATCTTTATCTGGATGAGCAAAGTCGGCTCCTTTGCCTTCAGCTTCCTGCCGGTCATGTTCTGTATCGCCATCCCGCTGGGACTGGCGCGGGAGAACAAAGGCGTCGCCGCCTTCGCCGGCTTTGTCGGCTACGCGGTCATGAACCTGGCGGTCAACTTCTGGCTGACGGCGAAAGGCATTCTGCCCACCACCGACGCCGCGATCCTGAAGGCCAACAATATCCAGAACATCATCGGTATTCCGTCGATCGATACCGGGATCCTCGGCGCGGTTATCGCCGGGATTATCGTCTGGCTGCTGCATGAACGCTTCCATAACATTCGCCTGCCGGACGCCCTGGCCTTCTTCGGCGGCACCCGCTTCGTGCCGATCATCACCACCGTGGTGCTGGGTCTGGTCGGGCTGGCTATCCCGCTGGTGTGGCCAGTCTTCGCCATGGGGATCAACGCCCTCGGGAAGATGATCAACAGCGCCGGGGATTTTGGCCCGATGATCTTCGGCACCGGCGAGCGACTGCTGCTGCCGTTTGGCCTGCACCACATCCTGGTGGCGCTGATCCGCTTCACTGAAGCCGGCGGTACCCTCGACGTCTGCGGCCACAGCGTCAGCGGCGCGCTGACCATCTTCCAGGCGCAGCTAAGCTGCCCAACCACCCACGGCTTCTCCGAAAGCGCCACCCGCTTCCTGTCGCAGGGTAAAATGCCGGCCTTCCTCGGCGGCCTGCCGGGAGCCGCGCTGGCGATGTACCACTGCGCCCGACCGGAAAACCGGCATAAAATTAAAGGCCTGCTGATCTCAGGGGTCATCGCCTGCGTGGTCGGCGGAACCACCGAGCCGCTGGAGTTCCTGTTCCTGTTCGTCGCGCCGGTGCTGTATGTCATCCACGCGCTGCTGACCGGTCTCGGCTTTACCATCATGGCGGTGCTCGGGGTGACCATCGGCAACACCGACGGCAATATCATTGACTTCGTGGTGTTTGGCATCCTGCATGGCCTGGCGACCAAGTGGTATCTGGTGCCGGTGGTGGCGGCTATCTGGTTCGCGGTCTACTATGCCATCTTCCGCTTCGCCATTACCCGCTTCAATCTGAAAACGCCGGGCCGCGATATCGACACCGCCGCCAGCGTGGAGAAAGCCGTCGCCGGTACCATCGGCAAATCCGGCTATAACGTGCCGGCGATTCTGGCGGCGCTCGGCGGCGCCGAGAACATTGTTTCGCTGGATAACTGCATTACTCGTCTGCGTCTGTCGGTACACGATATGAGCAAAGTGGACGCCGCCGCGCTGAAAGCCCATCGCGCCATCGGGGTGGTTCAGCTCAATCAGCATAACCTGCAGGTGGTTATTGGCCCGCAGGTGCAGTCAGTAAAAGATGAAATGGCCGTATTGATGAATACTGTTCAGGCCTGA